The stretch of DNA GCTCGACCCCGTGCGGGGTCAGCACGCGCGAGGCGTCCGTGCCGTCTGCGGAGACGTCCTCGGCGATGCCGTGTCTGAAGACCAGGAGGCGCACGGCTACAGGAATACCCCATCGGCGTCGCGTTCGAGGTCGCGCCAGGCCTTCGGATACGCGGCGCGGGCGGCGCGGCGGCGCTCGTGCTGGCGCTCGATGACCCGGCCGGCGGCGATCGCCTGGACGGCCGGAGCCCGCGCCGGGACGAGCGCCCGGATCCGGGCCTCGGCGACGGCGGCGTCCTGGTGGTCGCCGAGGACGTCCTGCAGCACCTTGGCGTCGCGGATCACGGCCGCGACCCCGCGGCCGACGGAGCGCTCGGCCAGCTCGGCGGCGTACCGGGCGCGCTTGACGGCGATCCGGGCGGCGTGCAGCTCCTCGTCGGGCGGGTTCTGACCGAGCGCCCGCATCGCCTTGCGCAGGCGGCGGAACTCGCGCGCGGCCAGATCGCGCAGCGACCGGCCGCTCTCGGCGAGCGGCGGCGACTTCGTGTCGGCGTCGAGCCGCTCGACCAGGGCGATGTAGCGGGGCTCGGCGAGGGCGGCGAGCATCGCGTCGCGATCGGCGGCCCGCTCCGCCTCGAGCTTGCGGACGAGGGCGAGGAACGCCTCTTCATCGGCGCCGCCGAGCGCCCCGGCGTCGGCCCGCAGGTGCTCGACCAGCACGTCCAGGTCGCGCACCGGCCCGAGCGCGCCGCCGAGCCAGCCCACCTCGGCCCGCAGCTCGCGCACCCACTCGCTGTCGAGCAGCGGCCGGGCGGCGCGCAGGATGGCCCGCATGCGCCGCGTCGCCACCCGCATCTGGTGCAGCTCCTCGGCGTCGCGGCCGAGGCGGGTGCCCGGGTCGTGGCCGACGATCGCGGCGTACTGGGCGCGCAGGGCGGCCGTCACGTGCTCCGCCGCGGACGCCGACCGGGCCGGCCGATCCGGCGGCTCCGGCGTCGGCAGGTCGAGCGCCTGGAAGAGCTTCGGCCGCAGGTCGGCCTCGACCGCCCCGGCCCGGCGCAGGCGGCGGACGATCCCGCGCAGGTCCGAGACGGTGCCGTCGACCAACTCGACCTCGAGCTCCTCGAAGCGGCGGGCGATGTGGCGGCCCTCGAACACGGCGACGCTGTCGACGACGACCTCGGCGATCGCCCGGCCGCCAGCGCGGACGAGCACGCCCGTGCGATTCGTCCGCAGGCGCGCCACCGGCACCGGCTTCACGCCGTGCAGGTGCGCGGTCAGGAGCGACATCACCTCGGCGGGCACGGCGCGCGCGCCGCCCTCGAACTCGAGCTCGAGCCGGTCCTCGCCGTGGGGCAGCTTCAGCTGCCAGGCGCCGCGGCCGCGCTCGACCCGATGGCGCAGCGTGATCCCCGCCGCCGCCAGCCGCAGACCGGGCGAATCGTGGTAGGTCGAGCTCAGCTCGCGCTCCGGGAGCGGCTCGCCCGGAAGGTGGGGCAGCAGGAACCCCGGCGGGGCGGTGAGCTTGCGCTCGCGCTCGAGCGTGGCTTTCACGGCGCGATCGTACCAACGGGCCGATCGTCCCAACGGGGCGATTCCGCGCACCGGCGACATGGCAGAATGGCGGCGTGCACGTGATCGCGGTGGTGAACCGGAAGGGCGGGGTCGGCAAGACGACGACCGCCGTGAACCTGGCGGCGGCGATGGCGCTCGAGTCGCGCAGCGTGCTGCTCGTCGACCTCGATCCGCAGGGCTCGGCCGGCGTGGCGGTGGGCGTCCCGGTCGCCGCCGAGGACGGTGCGGGCGGGATGTTCCGGGGCAAGCCGCGCTGGTGGGCGCGGCGCTCGCCGGTGACGACGCTCGAGCGGCTCGGGGTCGTACCCGCCGATCCGCGGCTGGCGGCCGAGGAGGCCGCGGCCCACGGCGACGGCCACCGCCGCGGCCGCTTCGGCGCCGCGCTCGCAGGGGCGAACGAGGAGTGGGAGGCGGTCGTCGTCGACACGCCGCCCGGCCTCGGCGGCCTCAGCGCGGCGGCGTTGCGCGCGGCCGATGCCGTCGTCATCCCGGCGGGGGCCGACTTCCTCTCGATCGACGCCCTCCAGGGCACCATCGAGGCCGTGCGCACGATCGAGCGCGACGCGGGCCGGCGGTACACGCCGCTCGTGCTCCTGCCGACGTTCGTCGACGCCCGCCGGCCGGGGGCGCTGGCCGCGACGGCGCTCATGCGCGAGCGCTTCGGCGACCTCGTCTCGCCCGCCCAGATCCCGCGCAGCGCCCGCCACGACACCGCCGCCCTGGCCGGATCGCCCGTGGTCGCGAGCTCGCCGCGGTCGTCGGCGGCGGCCGCCTACCGCATCGCCAGCGACGACCTCGTCGCCCGGCTGGGGCGAAAGCCGTCCAAGCGCCACGGCGCGCTCAAGACGTTCGTGCGCGCCGACATGCGCGAGGCGCTGCTCGAGATGCGCCGCCGCCGCCCCACCGAGGGCGAGGCGGCGGCCGACGGCACATAACCGGGGTCTGACCCCGAACGGATCCCGTTACAGGTGGAATGGGATCCGAAGGCCCTTCACGAAGCAGGCCGCGCCCACGCACGGCAGGTGCAGCATCGACTCCCACGACCGCAGGGCGCTGAAGTGGTTCAGCGGCCGCAGCACCACGTGCCGCGGGGTCGACGGCGAGATGACGATGAACGGGAGCGGCGTCTCGACGTCCCCCGTCTGCGACGAGGAGTCGAACCAGATGAACACGGCCGTGTGCCCGCGCGTGTACGGCGCCCGGTGCAGCAGCCCGTGCGTGCCGCCCAGGAACGCCTGCAGCCATGCGCTGGCCTGGGCCGGCGTGCCGTCGTGCATGTCGTGCTGCAGGTTCGGCACGATCCAGGTGAACTTCCGCCGCAGCTTGATCCGGGTTGCCGGGAGCGGCGCCACGTCCACTCGGCAGGTCGCCTGCGGGATACGCGTGTAGTAGAGCGCCGGCGCGTGCCGAGAGACGTAGAGCCCGGTGTTCCCCCGATAGCACGGCCGCGGCATGGACTCGCCGAGCAGGCGCCAATTGCGCCCGCCCAGCTGGCTGAAGATATTGGCCCGCGTGCTCTGACAGCCGGGCCCCGGCAGGCAGTCGGCCGTCGTCACGGTGCGGCCGCCGGTGGCCCCGAGGTAGTTCGGCAGGCTGCGCGGGAAGTGCACCGCCCGGTAGTCGACGGCTGACCCGCACTTGGACGCCAGCGTCTTGAAGTAGCTGGGTGGCGCCTCGCGGCCGAGAATGTCCTTGTAGGAGTGGTTCTCGAACGCGATCACGACGATGTGCCGCCAGGACGGGTGCCGGCTGACGTGGCCGCACGGTGAGCTTGCAAATGCGCGCCCCGGCGCGGCCAGCGCGACGGCGGATGTTGCCGCGAGCGCAGCCGCCGCCACGCAGGCGAGCAGCATCGGACGACGATGCATGATTGGACCCCCTACCCCTCGTTGCCTGCCCGCGCGGGCCACCATAGCGCCCGGAGATTGGAACGCAAGCGGCTATGCTCGCCGCAGAATTCTCACGATCGAGGAGGCGTTCCAGATGGCGACGGTGCACGAGGGCGTCGATGCTCTGCGGGAGGCCGCGGGCAGGGAGTGGTTGTCGTGGACGCGGATGGCGGACTTCGACGGCGCGGCTCCGCCCATCCTGGTCGGAGGCGAGGGCCCCTACGTCATCGAGGCGGACGGCACCCGGCTGCTCGACGCGATGTCCGGCCTCTTCACGACGCAGATCGGCTACTCGCACGGCGCCGAGCTCGGCGAAGCCGCCAAGCGGCAGCTGGAGTCGTTCGGCTTCTACCCCAACTGGGCGGCGACCTCCCCGGCGCCGGTGGAGCTCACCCGCCGGGTCACCGACCTCGCCCCCGAGAACCTGACCCGCGCGTTCTTCACGTCGGGCGGCTCGGAGGCGGTCGAGTCGGCACTGAAGCTCGTGCGCCAGCACTGGCTGGGCCGGGGCGAGCCGCTGCGGCGCAAGGTGATCGCCCGCCGCGGCGCCTACCACGGCTGCACGCTCGGCGCGCTCTCGCTCACGGGCATCCCGGCCGCGCGCGCGCCGTTCGAGCCGCTGTTCGGCGACGTCCGCCACGCGGAGAACACCGACCGGCGCAACTACCGCCAGGCCGTCACCGAGGAGGAGTGGGCCGACGCGGCGGTGACCGCGATCGAGCGCACCATCGTCGCCGAAGGCGCGCACACCGTCGCGGCCGTGGTCGTCGAGCCCGTGCAGAACGCGGGCGGCTGCCTCGCCCCGCCGCCGGGCTATCCGCAGCGGCTGCGGGAGCTGTGCGACCGCCACGGCATCCTGCTCTGGTGCGACGAGGTCATCACCGGGTTCGGCCGGCTGGGCGCCTGGTTCGGCTCCGAGCGGCTCGGGTTCGACGCCGACATCGTCACGTTCGCCAAGGGCGTCACGTCCGGCCAGGCGCCGCTCGGCGGCGTCCTCTTCACGGACGAGGTGGCCACGCCGCTGCTCGACCAGAAGGCCGTCTACGCGCACGGCTTCACGTTCGGCGGCCACCCGCTCTCGTGCGCCGTGGCGCTGGCGAACCTCGACATCATGGAGCGGCTGGACGTGCTCGCGAACGTCCGCGCGCTCGAGGATCACCTCGGCAGCGTGCTTGATGAGGTCGCGAGCGGCTCGCCGATCGTCGTCGAGGCCCGCGGCTTCGGCTTCTTCCGCGCGATCGAGCTGCGCGACGCCGGCATCCTCGCCGCCGCCCGCGACGCGATCCGGGCGGAGGGCGTGATCGTCCGCCTGGACGACCGCGTCAACCCGTGCCTGGCGATCTCGCCGCCGCTGATCTGCACGAAGGAGCAGATCGACGAGGTGGGCGCCGGCATCGCCGCCGGCCTGCGCCGGGTGGCGTAAGCCTCGGGGCCTGGCCCCGCCGTGAAGGCGGGGCCAGGCCCCAGCTTCCCTAAACCGTCGCCGGCTTCGGCAGCGGCTCGATCGCGCGCAGCGCCCGCTCGATCTCGTCCTCGGGCATCTCGTGGTCTTCCAGCCGGCCGTGCAGGTAGGCGTCGTAGGCGGCCATGTCGAAGTGGCCGTGGCCGGAGAGGTTGAACAGGATCACCTGCTCGGTCCCGGCCTCGTCCGCCCGGCGGGCGGCGTCGGCGACGCCCTTGATCGCGTGAGCGGTTTCCGGCGCAGGCACGATCCCCTCCGAGCGGGCGAACTTCACCGCCGCCTCGAAGACGTCGTTCTGGCGGTAGGCCTCGGCCCGCAGGAGCCCGTCCAGCATGAGCTGGGAGACGATCGGCGCGGCGCCGTGGTAGCGCAGGCCGCCGGCGTGGATGCCCGGCGGGATGAAGTCGTGCCCGAGCGTGTGCATGGCCACCAGCGGCGTCAGCTGGGCGGTGTCGCCGAAGTCGTAGGCGAACGGCCCGCGCGTGAGCGTGGGGCACGAGGCCGGCTCGCAGGCGATCACCTCGATGTCGGCGCCGGCGATCTTGTCGCGGATGAACGGCAGGGCCAGGCCGGAGAAGTTCGAGCCGCCGCCGACGCAGCCGACCACCACGTCGACGCCGCTCTCGCCGGCGAGGTCGAGCTGGCGGTGCGCCTCCTGGCCGATCACGGTCTGGTGCAGCAGGACATGGTTCAGCACCGAGCCGAGCGCGTAGCTCGTGTCGTCGTGCGTAGCGGCGTCCTCGACCGCCTCGGAGATCGCCATGCCGAGGCTGCCCGGCGAGTCGGGGTGGCGCCCGAGCATCGCCCTGCCCGCGTTCGTATCGGGCGACGGGCTGGGCACGACCGAGGCGCCCCACGTCTCCATCATCATCCGCCGGTACGGCTTCTGGTCGTAGGAGACGCGCACCATGTAGACCTTGCACTCGAGGCCGAACGCCTCGCACGCGAACGCCATCGAGCTGCCCCACTGGCCGGCGCCCGTCTCGGTGGCGATCCGGCGGCGGCCGGCGCGGGCGTTGTAGAACGCCTGCGCGACGGCGGTGTTCGGCTTGTGCGACCCGGCCGGCGAGACGCCCTCGTACTTGTAGTAGATCCGCGACCGCGTCCCCAGGGCGCGCTCGAGCCGATGCGCCCGGTAGAGCGGCGTCGGCCGCCACAGCCGCAGGACGTCGACGACCTCCTCCGGGATCGAGATCTCGGCGTCGGTCGAGACCTCCTGCAGGATCAGGTCCATCGGGAAGAGCGGGGCGAGGTCGTCCGGGCCGATCGGCTGGCCCGTGCCGGGGTGCAGCGGGGGCTGCGGCGGCGACGGGGCGTCGGCGAGGACGTTGTACCAGGAGCGCGGCATGTCGCGCTCGTGCAGCAGGATCTTGGTGTCGGCCATGGCGGTCTCCTGCGGTCAGCGGTGACGGACGCCGCCTCCCGGCGGCCGCACGATCTTACGCCGACAGCTGCTTCAGGTACCGCTTGTGCACGTACATGGCCTGGTCGGCGCGCTCGACGAGCTCGTCGGCCGTCGTCGCCGGCGGGCTCATCGCCGTGCCGACGGCGGCGCCGACCCGCGCGACCGTCCGGGCGATCGAGAACGACGGCGCGAACACCTTCACGATCCGCTGCTTCATCAGGTCGATGACGCGCGCAGCCGCAGCAGCCGGGAGCAGCGGCAGCAGGATGACGAACTCGTCGCCGCCCACCCGGAAGACGGGATCGCTCGTGCGCACGACGCTCACGAGCCGCTGCGCGGCCAGCTGCAGGAGGGCGTCGCCCGCGGCGTGGCCGAGGGTGTCGTTCACCTCCTTGAAGCCGTTCAGGTCGCAGTAGAGCATCCCCAGCACGTGGTCTGGCCGGCGCCGCTCGAGCTCCTCGGCGAGGCGACGCCCGAACGCCGCCCGGTTGGGCAGGCCGGTGAGCTCGTCGTGGCTCGCGTCGTGCAGCGCCCGCTGCTCGCGCCGGCGCATGGCGGTGATGTCGGTGAGGACGACGACGCGGGCGAGCTCCCCGTGGAAGCGCGCCTCACGCACCTGAGTCGAGTACCAGCGGCGGGTGCCGCTGCGATGCATGCCCTCGATCTCGAAATCTCCGGTGACGTCCTGGGCCAGCCGCTCGGCGGCGAGGGCGAGCGACTCCGGTGCGATGTAGTCCTCGGGACGCAGGCCGACGGCCTCCTCCGGCGACCATCCGAACTGCTCGCAGAACGCCCGGTTGACCTCGACGATGACGCCGCCGGCGCGGACGATCACGGAGTCGCGCGAGGCCTCCGAGAGCAGCCGGAACCGCTCCTCGGACTCGCGCGCCTCCTCCTCGGCCCGCTTCATCGCGGTGACGTCGGTCTCGACGCCGCGCACCCGGCGCCGGCCGCTGTGGTCGGTCGTCAGCCGGGCGACGCTCGAGAGCCACACCACCGCGCCGGTCGTGCTGAGCGCGCGATAGGTGACGCGGGCGGCGCCACGGGTGAGCACCTCCTGCTCCGAGGCCAGGAAGGCCGCTCGGTCGTCCGGGTGGACGATCTGCGTGCTCCAGAACTCCGGCTCGGCCACCATGTCCATCGGGTCGTAGCCGAGCAGGTCGTGGACGCGGTCGTTGACGAACTCGATGGTGAACGTGTCGGCGTCGGCCTGCCACACGATCGAGTCGATGTCGCTCAGGAGGTCGAACAGGAACCCGCCGATGTCGCCCGTGAACGAGATCGGCACCGACGCCCGCCGCTGCGGGGTCGGCGCTCGGTACTCCTCTGCGGGATCGATCGAATCCATGGGGGCACAGGTCCGTCGCCGGTTTTATCGGCGCTGCGCGCCCGCGCTTGACCGCTCCCGCAAACGAATCGGGGCCCCGCGAACGGGGCCCCGAGTGTGGCGCTCATGCGTCGTTGCTGCTCAGGGTGTGAACTGGGCGTAACCCTGCTGCTTGCGCAGCCCGATGCTGGTGAAGTCACCGCCTGCGAGCACGTCGCCATTGGAGGCGACGCCGTAGAGGGCGAAGACGCCGAGCACGCTGTTCGCGCCGGGAGCCCACGACGTGAGGTTGCCGGTGCCCTCGTCGACGGCGAGCAGCTTGTCCCGGGCGATCGGGGCCGTGCATGTGTGCTGCCCGCGCTGCGGTCCGCAGTAGACGTGGAAATGGCCGCCGACGTAGACCTCGCCGCCGACGACGCTGATCGCCTGGACGTTGCCGTTCGTCCCGCCGAGCCAGTTCTGGGCACCCGTCGCCGGGTTGAACGCGGCGAAGTTGCCGCCGCCGCCGGCGCCGGCCACGTAGACGCCGTTCGCGTCGGAGGCGAGGCCGATCACGTTGTACGTCGTGTGGTCTCGCCAGGGCAGGCTGTTCCCCGTGTCGCCGTCGATGGCGCCGATGTGGTTGGCCGAGCTGCCGTTGATCGTGGTGAACGAGCCGCCGATCACCATGCGGGGGAAGCCGAGCAGGCGGATCGCCCGCACCTGCCCGTTGACGGCCGGCGCCCACGGCAGGATCGCACCCGAGACGGTGTCCACCGCGGCCATGTTCGGCTGGGCGACGCCGTCGACGGTGCCGAAGCCGCCGCCGAGGAACAGCGAGTTGCCACTGGCCACGACGGAGAACACCTCTCCGCTGGCCGACGCCTTGAACGCCGAGATGACCGCTCCCGCGCCCGTCGCCTGCACCGCGGCGACGCGCGTGTGCGTGGCCCCGCCGACCTGGGTGAAGGCGCCACCCATGTAGACCGTCGTCCCGACGACGCGAAGCGCCCGCACCGTACCGTTCGCGTTCGGGTTCCACGGCAGCAGGGCGCCGGTCGTCAGGCTGACCGCCGCCGCGTGGTTGCGGGTGACCTCCCCGGTGCCGGCTGCGGCTCCGGGCGGCCGCATGGAGGTGAACTGGCCGCCGAGGTAGGCGACGTTCCCCGACACCACGATCGCATTCACACGGCCGTTCGTCTGCCAGGTCGGCACCGGGTGCGGCTGCACCGGGATTGCCTGCGCGACGCCTGCCGTTCCCAACCCCATCGCGGCCACGAAGGCAGCCGCCAACCCGCTTCGACTCTTTCGACCCAGCATCGAATCTCCCCCAAAGGTTCGTATGACTCGGGATCCAACATACGGTCGGAATCCGTCAAGTCAAGCCTCGCGAACGACGGTAACTCCAATCCGAGTCACTTCAACTGTGAGGATTTGCCAGCAGCAGCTCGCCGGCGAAGGTCGCATAGAGGTCGTCCGCCGTCTCGCGCAGGCGCGCGTGCGCGCGGCATGGTAGGCGGCGCGCCGGGCGCCCTTGCGCCGCTCCTTGTGGGCGGACGGGCGCGCGGCCCGGTCTTCGGCCACAGCCGCAGTCACGGCCGGATCGGCGGCGGCGGCGCGGCGCTCCAGCTCGGCGTACGGCACGAGGCCCGCCAGGAAGTCGTGGATGGCGCCGCGCCAGGGCGGCCGGCGGGAGCGCATCTCGATCGGGTCGAAGGCCTCGCGCGTGCGCTCCGGCGTGCGCTCCGGCGTGAGCTCCGGAGGAGCGAACCCTGTGCCGAAGCGCTCGTGGAAGCGGGCGTAGGCATCGAGCCCCTGCGGGATCGTCACGTACGGCTCGCGGACGACCAGCGAGAGCACCGTGTCCTCGGGCGGGCGCACCGTCCGGAGCACCGGCACCCAGGCGCACGGCCTGGATGATCTGGCCGGGGGCGTGCAGGTGGTGGCCGATCCGGACGAGCCGGGGCTGGGCGAGCTGGAACGCCACGACGGCGAACGTCGGCGCCGACCTGGTGAAGCCGTCATACGGCTGCGCTCCGTCGAGCGCGCATGCCGGACGCCTCGCGTGACGCGCGCGCCGAGCCCCCGCCCGCCTGCCTGGCTCACACGGCGCGTTCGGTCAGGATGACCGGTGCGTCGGCAGCCTTGCGCGGATCGGACTTGCTGCGGTCGACCTCGGAGACCAGCGTGATCTCGTCGCCGTCGACATCGAACACGATGGCCTTGCCGGTTGGCATCGCAAACTGCCAGTCGGCGTCGGAGGCGCCGGCGACGCGAAGCACCGCCAGCCGCAGCATCACGCCATGAGACACGGCGGCGATGCTCTGGCCGGGATGCTGCCGGGCGATCGCCCGCAGCCCCGCGACGACGCGGTCGGCGGCGGCGGCGACGGCCTCGCCCTCGGGGCACACGGCCTCCTCGGGGGCGCCGGTGTAGGCGGACCAGGCGACGGGGTCGACCGCGGCCGACTCCTCCTTCGTGAGGCCCTCCCAGGCGCCGTAGTCGAGGTTGATCAGGTCGGGCTGGTCGCGGACGGCGCCCACGCCGTTCTTCACCGCGATCGCCTCGGCGACCTCACGCGCACGGCCAAGCGGGCTCGTGTAGACCGCGACGATCCCCGACCCCACGAGCGCGCGAGCGGCCTCCCGGGCCTCGGCGCGGCCCACCTCGTTCAGCGGCACGTCGAGACGGCCGCGGAACCGCACCTGCGCGTTCATGATCGTCTGCCCGTGACGGACGAGATGGATACGGCAAGCCTGCCGGTCTTCGGCCGGTGCCGTGGGGGTGTCGTGCTGCATAGGGTTGCTCCCTTGGTGGTCGTGCCCGCACCGTGCGGAGGCCTCCTACCAGTCCGCTCGGTACACCAAATGTTCACCAAGTACACCGCCACCGACCAGCGTTGTCAAGCGAAAACACCCAACTCCCCCGTTCGGGGGGCCACCCACTAGGGACCGGCCGTCGCCGGATCGGGTGCAGGCGTCACGGGAGCCCCGCCGGCGGCGCGTCGCTCCTCCTCCTCGGTGACGGCCAGGCCGAGCTGGTGCCACCACTGGATCCCCCCGATCCAGAGCCCGAGGGCGAGGCCGGTCGCAGCGCCGACGGCGCCCGACGTGGCCGCCCCGACCGTGCCGCCGGCGACGGCGAGCACGCCGGTCACCAGCCGCGAGCGCAGGCTGCGCTTGGCCGCCGCCATGGCCCGCAGGCCGACGGTCGCCGCGGTCAGCATGCCCTGGGCCGCCATCACCGCCGTGTAGGCGGGGATGACCTCGTGCGCCGGCTGCCACGACCGCTTCAGGAGCGCCTCGCCGACCGAGTCGGGGAGCAGGTAGACGACGACGCCCCAGGCCACGAAGACGACGACGAGCGCAACCGCCAGCAGCTCGACGGCGCGCATCATCCGGCGGGGCGAGCGGCGGGCGATCCGCACCGACTCGGCGACGCCCGGCGCCGTGATGCCCATGTTCAGGATGTTCAGCGGCCCGAGCACCACCTGGGCGCCGCGCAGCGCCCCGGCGGCGGAGAGGCCCGCGAACGCCGCGGTGGCATACATCGCGCCCGACTGGGCGGCGTTACGGGCGATGAACTCCACCAGGTAACGCGGGCCGAGGTCGCGGTGGCGCGAGAGCCACCAGCGGGTGCGGCCGGGACGGGGCACGAGGCCCGCCTGGAGGATGCCGTAGAGGCCCGCGACCGCCGCAGCCGCCGCCCAGGCGGCGATGAAGGCCGGCGCGGTCCGCATCCCGGCCACGAGCACGACCGCCACCAGCACGACCTGCGCGATCGCCCAGACCAGGTCGTTGGCGAACGCCGCCCGGCCCTGCAGGCGGCTGAAGAAGGCGCTGCGCCAGGCGTCCTGCACGATCAGGCCCGGCATGCCGATGCCGAGCACGATCAGCGACGGGCGCAGGGCACCGCCGAAGAAGAACGCGGCGCCGACGCAGACGACGCCGGCCAGCACGCCGAGCACGAGCGCCACGCCCGTCGCCGCGGCCGTCCCGTCCCGCCACTCCGGCTCGCCGGTGGCGCTGTAGCGGACGGTCAGCGGCTCCTGGCAGAGCGCCCGGGTGGCGCCGAGCGTGATCGTGTACGTCGTGAAGGCGAGGCCGAACGCGCCCAGCGCAGACGTGCTCACCGACCGGGCGACGAGGATCGCGAGCGCGAAGTTCGTCATGCTCGAGAGCGCCTGGTCGGCGAGGCCCCAGCCGAGCCGGCGGACGCCGCCGCCCGCGCCCGTGCGGATACCTCTGGGCGTGCTCACGGGAAGATCGTAACCCCCAGCCCCGCCGCCGGATATCATGCCCGCGGCGTGCCGGGAAGGCTGGTCGGCGTGGAATCGACGCGCCCATGTCCACCCCATTCGCCGCCCTCCTCTTCCTGATCTCCCTCGCCGCGACGCTCGCGGCCTCGGCTCTGTTCGCCCGCCGGCTGGACGCGCTCGGCGTCCGGCTCGGCATCCCCGAGGCGCTCCTGGGGCTGCTGACGGCGCTCGCCGCCGACGGCCCTGAGCTCTCCTCCGGCCTGACCGCGATGGTGCGCGGGCAGAACGGCGTGGGCGTCGGCGTGCTGATCGGCTCGAATCTCTTCAACCTCGCCGCGATGGTCGGCCTGAGCGCGCTGCTCGCCGGCAGCGTCCGCCTCGACCGGCCGGCGCTCACGCTGGAAGGCGCGTTCGCGCTGTTCGTGATCGCGGTCGCCGGCGGCGTCCTGTTCGGGCCGCTGGGCGCGTGGCCGGCGGTCGTGCTCCTCGCCGCCGCGGCGATCCCGTACCTCGTGCTCCTGGGCCGCGGGACGTTCCACGGCGCGCAGGCGCCGCGGCCGCCCAGGGAGCATTCCGCCGCCGCGATCGCCGGCCTCTTCGCCCGCGAGCTGCCCGCCGTGGCCGTGATCATCGCCGGGAGCGTCGGCATGGTCTACACCGCCGTCCTCCTGGCCGACCGGGTCGGCCTGCCCCGGCCGCTGGTCGGGCTCCTGCTGCTGGCGACGCTGACGAGCCTGCCGAACGCCGCGACCGCGATCCGGCTCGGGCTGCGCGGACGCGGCGAGGCGCTCGTCAGCGAAACGCTCAACTCGAACACGATCAACCTCTCGATCGGCATCCTCATCCCGGCGGCGCTGGTCGGCCTCGGAGCGGGCGCCAACGGCCTGGGGACTGACTACGCCTGGATGGCGGCGGTCACCGTCGCGACGCTCGTCCTGGTCGGCCGCCGGGGCGGGGCCGGCCGGCTCGCGGGGGGCGCGATCGTCGTCGCCTACCTCGCCTACGTGGTCGTCAGGGTCGCCGTGGCGTGACTCCGGCGCAGCTGCAGCAGGAGCACGACGAAGCAGGTGCCCAGCGTGAGCAGCTGTTCGGCGGCCATCACGATGCCCGCGAGCCGCTGGTCCGTGAGCGGCGAGATGCCGAAGAGCCGGCCCGGGCGGTCTGCG from Gaiellales bacterium encodes:
- a CDS encoding CYTH and CHAD domain-containing protein; this translates as MKATLERERKLTAPPGFLLPHLPGEPLPERELSSTYHDSPGLRLAAAGITLRHRVERGRGAWQLKLPHGEDRLELEFEGGARAVPAEVMSLLTAHLHGVKPVPVARLRTNRTGVLVRAGGRAIAEVVVDSVAVFEGRHIARRFEELEVELVDGTVSDLRGIVRRLRRAGAVEADLRPKLFQALDLPTPEPPDRPARSASAAEHVTAALRAQYAAIVGHDPGTRLGRDAEELHQMRVATRRMRAILRAARPLLDSEWVRELRAEVGWLGGALGPVRDLDVLVEHLRADAGALGGADEEAFLALVRKLEAERAADRDAMLAALAEPRYIALVERLDADTKSPPLAESGRSLRDLAAREFRRLRKAMRALGQNPPDEELHAARIAVKRARYAAELAERSVGRGVAAVIRDAKVLQDVLGDHQDAAVAEARIRALVPARAPAVQAIAAGRVIERQHERRRAARAAYPKAWRDLERDADGVFL
- a CDS encoding ParA family protein is translated as MHVIAVVNRKGGVGKTTTAVNLAAAMALESRSVLLVDLDPQGSAGVAVGVPVAAEDGAGGMFRGKPRWWARRSPVTTLERLGVVPADPRLAAEEAAAHGDGHRRGRFGAALAGANEEWEAVVVDTPPGLGGLSAAALRAADAVVIPAGADFLSIDALQGTIEAVRTIERDAGRRYTPLVLLPTFVDARRPGALAATALMRERFGDLVSPAQIPRSARHDTAALAGSPVVASSPRSSAAAAYRIASDDLVARLGRKPSKRHGALKTFVRADMREALLEMRRRRPTEGEAAADGT
- a CDS encoding aminotransferase class III-fold pyridoxal phosphate-dependent enzyme — protein: MATVHEGVDALREAAGREWLSWTRMADFDGAAPPILVGGEGPYVIEADGTRLLDAMSGLFTTQIGYSHGAELGEAAKRQLESFGFYPNWAATSPAPVELTRRVTDLAPENLTRAFFTSGGSEAVESALKLVRQHWLGRGEPLRRKVIARRGAYHGCTLGALSLTGIPAARAPFEPLFGDVRHAENTDRRNYRQAVTEEEWADAAVTAIERTIVAEGAHTVAAVVVEPVQNAGGCLAPPPGYPQRLRELCDRHGILLWCDEVITGFGRLGAWFGSERLGFDADIVTFAKGVTSGQAPLGGVLFTDEVATPLLDQKAVYAHGFTFGGHPLSCAVALANLDIMERLDVLANVRALEDHLGSVLDEVASGSPIVVEARGFGFFRAIELRDAGILAAARDAIRAEGVIVRLDDRVNPCLAISPPLICTKEQIDEVGAGIAAGLRRVA
- a CDS encoding TrpB-like pyridoxal phosphate-dependent enzyme codes for the protein MADTKILLHERDMPRSWYNVLADAPSPPQPPLHPGTGQPIGPDDLAPLFPMDLILQEVSTDAEISIPEEVVDVLRLWRPTPLYRAHRLERALGTRSRIYYKYEGVSPAGSHKPNTAVAQAFYNARAGRRRIATETGAGQWGSSMAFACEAFGLECKVYMVRVSYDQKPYRRMMMETWGASVVPSPSPDTNAGRAMLGRHPDSPGSLGMAISEAVEDAATHDDTSYALGSVLNHVLLHQTVIGQEAHRQLDLAGESGVDVVVGCVGGGSNFSGLALPFIRDKIAGADIEVIACEPASCPTLTRGPFAYDFGDTAQLTPLVAMHTLGHDFIPPGIHAGGLRYHGAAPIVSQLMLDGLLRAEAYRQNDVFEAAVKFARSEGIVPAPETAHAIKGVADAARRADEAGTEQVILFNLSGHGHFDMAAYDAYLHGRLEDHEMPEDEIERALRAIEPLPKPATV
- a CDS encoding diguanylate cyclase — its product is MDSIDPAEEYRAPTPQRRASVPISFTGDIGGFLFDLLSDIDSIVWQADADTFTIEFVNDRVHDLLGYDPMDMVAEPEFWSTQIVHPDDRAAFLASEQEVLTRGAARVTYRALSTTGAVVWLSSVARLTTDHSGRRRVRGVETDVTAMKRAEEEARESEERFRLLSEASRDSVIVRAGGVIVEVNRAFCEQFGWSPEEAVGLRPEDYIAPESLALAAERLAQDVTGDFEIEGMHRSGTRRWYSTQVREARFHGELARVVVLTDITAMRRREQRALHDASHDELTGLPNRAAFGRRLAEELERRRPDHVLGMLYCDLNGFKEVNDTLGHAAGDALLQLAAQRLVSVVRTSDPVFRVGGDEFVILLPLLPAAAAARVIDLMKQRIVKVFAPSFSIARTVARVGAAVGTAMSPPATTADELVERADQAMYVHKRYLKQLSA
- a CDS encoding histidine phosphatase family protein, which produces MQHDTPTAPAEDRQACRIHLVRHGQTIMNAQVRFRGRLDVPLNEVGRAEAREAARALVGSGIVAVYTSPLGRAREVAEAIAVKNGVGAVRDQPDLINLDYGAWEGLTKEESAAVDPVAWSAYTGAPEEAVCPEGEAVAAAADRVVAGLRAIARQHPGQSIAAVSHGVMLRLAVLRVAGASDADWQFAMPTGKAIVFDVDGDEITLVSEVDRSKSDPRKAADAPVILTERAV